Proteins found in one Lepisosteus oculatus isolate fLepOcu1 chromosome 22, fLepOcu1.hap2, whole genome shotgun sequence genomic segment:
- the LOC102696601 gene encoding glutathione S-transferase theta-3-like, which translates to MVLELYLDLYSQPCRSVYMFAKKNNIPFELKNVKLFEGQQYEEDFGKINPLRKVPALRDEDFTLAESIAILMYLAEKFKTPDHWYPSDLKKRARVNEYLSWQHVAVRANGSKVFWFKFMIPIITGEEVPKEKMDFVLEDLNMSLKLFEEKFLQDRPFIIGEQISLADLVAIVEMMQPVAAGLDIFEGRPKLSAWRDRVKEGIGRELFDEAHAAILKAKDIGQMLDKSKLEFFKARVKKMLN; encoded by the exons ATGGTGCTCGAACTCTATCTGGATCTGTACTCTCAGCCGTGTCGCTCCGTTTACATGTTTGCTAAGAAAAACAACATCCCTTTTGAGCTCAAGAACGTCAAGCTGTTTGAAG GCCAACAGTATGAGGAGGATTTCGGAAAGATCAATCCACTGAGGAAAGTCCCAGCCTTGAGAGATGAAGACTTCACCTTGGCAGAAAG CATTGCGATCCTTATGTACCTGGCTGAGAAATTCAAGACCCCAGACCACTGGTACCCATCGGACTTAAAGAAAAGAGCCAGGGTCAACGAATACCTGTCCTGGCAGCACGTTGCAGTCAGAGCTAATGGATCAAAGGTCTTCTGGTTTAAG TTCATGATTCCTATTATAACTGGGGAAGAAGTTCCCAAAGAGAAGATGGACTTTGTTTTGGAGGATCTCAACATGTCTCTGAAGCTGTTTGAGGAGAAGTTCCTGCAGGACAGGCCTTTCATCATTGGCGAGCAGATCTCCTTGGCAGACCTTGTGGCCATAGTGGAGATGATGCAG CCAGTAGCTGCTGGTCTTGACATCTTCGAGGGGAGGCCGAAACTGAGCGCGTGGCGTGACCGAGTGAAGGAGGGAATTGGCAGAGAGCTCTTCGACGAAGCTCACGCGGCCATCTTGAAAGCCAAAGACATCGGCCAGATGTTGGACAAGAGCAAGCTGGAGTTCTTCAAAGCCAGGGTCAAGAAAATGCTGAATTGA
- the LOC102696798 gene encoding glutathione S-transferase theta-1-like isoform X1 yields the protein MVLELYLDLFSQPCRSVYIFAKKNNIPFEFKKVALAEGQQYEEDFGKINPLRKVPVMKDDAFILAESIAILSYLAQKFNMPDHWYPCDLQKRARVNEYLSWQHIAIRMQGSKYFWFKLMVPIITGEEVPKEKMDSLLEDLNMSLKLFEEKFLQDRPFIIGEQISLADLVAIVEMMQPVGAGLDIFAERPKLSVWRDRVKQAIGKELFDEAHKTIMNAKDLPKIFEQNGMLEFLKPRIQKMFT from the exons ATGGTACTCGAACTCTATCTAGACCTTTTCTCTCAGCCGTGTCGCTCTGTTTACATATtcgcaaagaaaaacaacattcctTTTGAGTTCAAGAAAGTTGCGCTGGCAGAAG GCCAACAGTATGAGGAGGATTTCGGTAAGATCAACCCACTGAGGAAGGTTCCAGTCATGAAAGATGACGCCTTCATCTTGGCAGAAAG CATTGCGATCCTGTCCTACTTGGCTCAGAAATTCAACATGCCAGACCACTGGTACCCCTGTGACCTACAGAAGCGAGCCAGGGTCAATGAGTACCTATCCTGGCAGCACATTGCGATCCGAATGCAAGGGTCCAAGTACTTCTGGTTCAAG CTCATGGTTCCCATTATAACTGGAGAAGAAGTTCCCAAAGAGAAGATGGACTCTTTGTTGGAGGATCTCAACATGTCTCTGAAGCTGTTTGAGGAGAAGTTCCTGCAGGACAGGCCTTTCATCATTGGCGAGCAGATCTCCTTGGCAGACCTTGTGGCCATAGTGGAGATGATGCAG CCTGTAGGTGCTGGTCTTGATATCTTTGCGGAGAGAccaaagctgagtgtgtggcggGACCGAGTGAAACAAGCAATTGGGAAAGAGCTCTTTGACGAAGCCCACAAGACCATCATGAATGCCAAGGACTTGCCCAAGATATTTGAGCAGAATGGCATGCTGGAATTCCTCAAACCCAGGATCCAGAAAATGTTTACCTGA
- the LOC102696798 gene encoding glutathione S-transferase theta-1-like isoform X2: MKDDAFILAESIAILSYLAQKFNMPDHWYPCDLQKRARVNEYLSWQHIAIRMQGSKYFWFKLMVPIITGEEVPKEKMDSLLEDLNMSLKLFEEKFLQDRPFIIGEQISLADLVAIVEMMQPVGAGLDIFAERPKLSVWRDRVKQAIGKELFDEAHKTIMNAKDLPKIFEQNGMLEFLKPRIQKMFT; encoded by the exons ATGAAAGATGACGCCTTCATCTTGGCAGAAAG CATTGCGATCCTGTCCTACTTGGCTCAGAAATTCAACATGCCAGACCACTGGTACCCCTGTGACCTACAGAAGCGAGCCAGGGTCAATGAGTACCTATCCTGGCAGCACATTGCGATCCGAATGCAAGGGTCCAAGTACTTCTGGTTCAAG CTCATGGTTCCCATTATAACTGGAGAAGAAGTTCCCAAAGAGAAGATGGACTCTTTGTTGGAGGATCTCAACATGTCTCTGAAGCTGTTTGAGGAGAAGTTCCTGCAGGACAGGCCTTTCATCATTGGCGAGCAGATCTCCTTGGCAGACCTTGTGGCCATAGTGGAGATGATGCAG CCTGTAGGTGCTGGTCTTGATATCTTTGCGGAGAGAccaaagctgagtgtgtggcggGACCGAGTGAAACAAGCAATTGGGAAAGAGCTCTTTGACGAAGCCCACAAGACCATCATGAATGCCAAGGACTTGCCCAAGATATTTGAGCAGAATGGCATGCTGGAATTCCTCAAACCCAGGATCCAGAAAATGTTTACCTGA
- the LOC102692919 gene encoding taste receptor type 2 member 40-like, translating into MLYMTHILYFEVLVLLGVAWNIWNLGVVSHQLCKSKTYQTVDLIILCISSSNILLDISAFGYLFTIEFELHCLKELHTVVRTILYVFFSTTCLSFWSITWLCVFYCVKIVNIPMAFFIIVKRNISGVINAALILSVLGCLIMYAPFFFFELPSHAKNTTANSTLNIDCPDLKVNFSSPIDTDAYLYIFLCFLCPIPLAIMLTTSIQLVSHLWKHTRSMKKNENKFQSRDSYLLIVRMILSLVFVYLMTICIAFICFLIQKQSSQLANQILIPNMSFFCIATGILLTTTNKNLKEKFTTVCCCKKPQTETRVSERLT; encoded by the exons ATGTTGTATAtgacacatatactgtactttgagg tgctggtgctgctgggggTAGCGTGGAACATCTGGAACCTTGGAGTGGTGTCCCACCAGCTGTGCAAGTCAAAAACATATCAGACGGTGGACCTCATCATTTTGTGCATCTCCTCCTCCAACATCTTGCTGGACATCTCTGCATTCGGCTACCTGTTCACCATAGAATTTGAACTGCACTGCTTGAAGGAGCTGCACACTGTGGTCCGAACTATATTGTATGTGTTCTTCAGCACCACCTGCTTGAGTTTCTGGTCCATTACTTGGTTGTGCGTTTTCTACTGCGTCAAGATTGTCAACATCCCCATGGCTTTCTTCATCATCGTCAAGAGGAACATCTCGGGTGTCATCAACGCTGCTCTCATCCTCAGCGTCCTAGGGTGCCTTATCATGTATgccccttttttcttctttgagcTGCCTTCTCATGCAAAAAACACTACAGCTAACAGCACCCTTAACATTGACTGCCCTGACCTAAAGGTGAATTTTTCAAGCCCCATAGACACAGATGCCTATCTCTACATCTTCCTGTGTTTTCTTTGCCCAATACCTCTGGCTATCATGCTGACCACTAGCATTCAGCTCGTGTCTCATCTCTGGAAACACACGAGGTCGATGAAGAAAAACGAGAATAAGTTCCAGAGCAGAGACTCCTACCTGCTCATCGTCAGAATGATACTCTCGCTGGTCTTTGTGTATTTGATGACGATCTGCATTGCTTTCATCTGCTTCCTCATACAGAAGCAGTCCAGCCAACTGGCAAACCAGATTCTTATTCCGAACATGTCCTTCTTCTGCATTGCTACAGGAATACTTTTGACCACCACCAACAAAAATCTCAAGGAGAAATTCACCACTGTGTGCTGTTGCAAGAAACCTCAGACTGAAACAAGAGTCAGCGAGAGATTAACCTAA
- the p2rx7 gene encoding P2X purinoceptor 7 isoform X1 codes for MPCSLLNFCEYETNKLVRIKSIPIGSLKWSINGLILGFICIMLFWNKEYQEYDLVVSSVTAKLKGVAVTNITDVGEILWDAADYSGLSQGKNSFFVMTNAIVTNKQRQGKCAEVPGSGKICYRDQDCTKGYSDQHSHGVQTGSCVKYDTTRKTCQVVAWCPIESKSKPPKPALLESAENFTVLIKNNIRFPAFNYIKRNILSHMNDTYLKSCLFSRRMDPLCPIFRLGDIVQEARENFSQMAVEGGVIGIQINWHCNLDRFFHKCLPEYSFRRLDEKESNKTLYPGLNFRFARYNMNNGIEERMLFKAFGIRFDVMVFGKAGRFSIIQLVIYIGSTLSYYALTTVFIDWFITTYLYPRCCARATKNNYSEKKYETVEELNQIPLCISFVDEDQIIVVKRPLKKSLQETKPSSIQHRKPEHSFGRTRVLVNLLQSPSRNADTEIQEMQPPKGRGRSAPAWCQCGRCQPMPTPQEQLCCRRSKGQCITTSPAFPRLVLDRHTLESALLYREPLLELPQARCHGHLRHCAYSLYIEWRFGRIQTGTFAVVPSCSVWRIRDEYPSEDGRYSGLCYENMVIISSNGT; via the exons ATGCCTTGCTCCCTGCTTAACTTCTGCGAATACGAGACCAATAAACTGGTCAGAATAAAAAGCATTCCAATTGGATCTCTTAAATGGAGTATTAACGGCTTGATCCTAGGATTTATCTG TATAATGCTCTTCTGGAATAAAGAGTACCAGGAATATGATCTGGTCGTCAGTTCTGTGACCGCAAAATTGAAAGGGGTGGCAGTGACCAACATAACCGATGTCGGGGAGATATTATGGGATGCTGCAGATTACAGTGGGCTATCACAG GGGAAGAACTCCTTTTTTGTGATGACCAACGCCATTGTTACAAATAAGCAGCGACAAGGGAAGTGTGCAGAG GTGCCAGGTTCTGGAAAAATATGCTACCGAGACCAAGATTGTACAAAGGGATATTCAGACCAACATAGCCATG GTGTCCAGACAGGATCCTGTGTGAAATATGATACGACACGCAAAACTTGTCAAGTAGTTGCTTGGTGTCCCATTGAGAGCAAGAGCAAACCTCCCAA GCCTGCGCTTTTGGAATCGGCTGAAAACTTCACCGTCCTCATTAAGAACAACATCAGGTTTCCTGCCTTTAACTACATCAA GAGGAACATCTTGTCGCACATGAATGACACATATTTGAAGAGCTGTTTGTTCAGCAGACGAATGGATCCCCTCTGCCCAATATTCCGCTTAGGAGACATAGTACAGGAAGCTAGAGAGAACTTCTCACAAATGGCTGTAGAG GGGGGAGTGATAGGAATACAGATTAACTGGCACTGTAACCTGGATCGATTCTTTCACAAGTGTCTCCCAGAGTACTCCTTCCGTAGGCTGGATGAAAAAGAGAGCAACAAAACCCTGTATCCTGGGCTGAACTTCAG gTTTGCAAGATACAACATGAATAATGGCATTGAGGAGCGCATGCTATTCAAAGCTTTTGGTATCAGATTTGATGTAATGGTTTTTGGAAAG GCTGGCAGATTCAGTATAATACAGCTCGTTATATACATTGGATCAACGCTCTCCTATTATGCACTG ACGACGGTATTTATCGACTGGTTCATCACAACGTATTTATACCCTCGTTGCTGTGCAAGGGCCACGAAAAATAACTATTCTGAGAAAAAATATGAGACTGTTGAAGAACTGAATCAG ATTCCACTGTGCATCTCATTTGTGGATGAAGACCAGATAATAGTGGTAAAAAGGCCACTGAAAAAGAGCTTACAAGAGACTAAACCTAGCTCCATCCAGCATCGAAAG CCAGAGCACAGCTTTGGAAGAACACGGGTGTTGGTGAATTTGCTGCAGAGCCCCAGCCGCAATGCTGACACCGAGATACAAGAGATGCAGCCACCCAAGGGCAGGGGGAGAAGCGCCCCAGCCTGGTGCCAGTGTGGGCGCTGTCAGCCCATGCCCACCCCGCAGGAGCAGCTGTGCTGTCGGCGGAGCAAGGGCCAGTGCATCACCACCTCACCAGCGTTCCCCAGGCTTGTCCTCGACAGACACACTCTGGAGTCAGCGCTGCTGTACAGAGAGCCCCTGCTGGAGCTCCCCCAGGCCCGCTGCCATGGCCATCTGAGACACTGCGCCTACAGCCTCTACATTGAGTGGCGTTTCGGAAGAATACAGACAGGGACCTTCGCGGTTGTCCCAAGCTGCAGTGTGTGGAGGATCAGGGACGAATACCCCAGTGAGGATGGGCGCTACAGTGGACTGTGTTATGAGAATATGGTAATTATCTCTTCAAATGGCACTTAA
- the p2rx7 gene encoding P2X purinoceptor 7 isoform X2, producing MPCSLLNFCEYETNKLVRIKSIPIGSLKWSINGLILGFICIMLFWNKEYQEYDLVVSSVTAKLKGVAVTNITDVGEILWDAADYSGLSQGKNSFFVMTNAIVTNKQRQGKCAEVPGSGKICYRDQDCTKGYSDQHSHGVQTGSCVKYDTTRKTCQVVAWCPIESKSKPPKPALLESAENFTVLIKNNIRFPAFNYIKRNILSHMNDTYLKSCLFSRRMDPLCPIFRLGDIVQEARENFSQMAVECLPEYSFRRLDEKESNKTLYPGLNFRFARYNMNNGIEERMLFKAFGIRFDVMVFGKAGRFSIIQLVIYIGSTLSYYALTTVFIDWFITTYLYPRCCARATKNNYSEKKYETVEELNQIPLCISFVDEDQIIVVKRPLKKSLQETKPSSIQHRKPEHSFGRTRVLVNLLQSPSRNADTEIQEMQPPKGRGRSAPAWCQCGRCQPMPTPQEQLCCRRSKGQCITTSPAFPRLVLDRHTLESALLYREPLLELPQARCHGHLRHCAYSLYIEWRFGRIQTGTFAVVPSCSVWRIRDEYPSEDGRYSGLCYENMVIISSNGT from the exons ATGCCTTGCTCCCTGCTTAACTTCTGCGAATACGAGACCAATAAACTGGTCAGAATAAAAAGCATTCCAATTGGATCTCTTAAATGGAGTATTAACGGCTTGATCCTAGGATTTATCTG TATAATGCTCTTCTGGAATAAAGAGTACCAGGAATATGATCTGGTCGTCAGTTCTGTGACCGCAAAATTGAAAGGGGTGGCAGTGACCAACATAACCGATGTCGGGGAGATATTATGGGATGCTGCAGATTACAGTGGGCTATCACAG GGGAAGAACTCCTTTTTTGTGATGACCAACGCCATTGTTACAAATAAGCAGCGACAAGGGAAGTGTGCAGAG GTGCCAGGTTCTGGAAAAATATGCTACCGAGACCAAGATTGTACAAAGGGATATTCAGACCAACATAGCCATG GTGTCCAGACAGGATCCTGTGTGAAATATGATACGACACGCAAAACTTGTCAAGTAGTTGCTTGGTGTCCCATTGAGAGCAAGAGCAAACCTCCCAA GCCTGCGCTTTTGGAATCGGCTGAAAACTTCACCGTCCTCATTAAGAACAACATCAGGTTTCCTGCCTTTAACTACATCAA GAGGAACATCTTGTCGCACATGAATGACACATATTTGAAGAGCTGTTTGTTCAGCAGACGAATGGATCCCCTCTGCCCAATATTCCGCTTAGGAGACATAGTACAGGAAGCTAGAGAGAACTTCTCACAAATGGCTGTAGAG TGTCTCCCAGAGTACTCCTTCCGTAGGCTGGATGAAAAAGAGAGCAACAAAACCCTGTATCCTGGGCTGAACTTCAG gTTTGCAAGATACAACATGAATAATGGCATTGAGGAGCGCATGCTATTCAAAGCTTTTGGTATCAGATTTGATGTAATGGTTTTTGGAAAG GCTGGCAGATTCAGTATAATACAGCTCGTTATATACATTGGATCAACGCTCTCCTATTATGCACTG ACGACGGTATTTATCGACTGGTTCATCACAACGTATTTATACCCTCGTTGCTGTGCAAGGGCCACGAAAAATAACTATTCTGAGAAAAAATATGAGACTGTTGAAGAACTGAATCAG ATTCCACTGTGCATCTCATTTGTGGATGAAGACCAGATAATAGTGGTAAAAAGGCCACTGAAAAAGAGCTTACAAGAGACTAAACCTAGCTCCATCCAGCATCGAAAG CCAGAGCACAGCTTTGGAAGAACACGGGTGTTGGTGAATTTGCTGCAGAGCCCCAGCCGCAATGCTGACACCGAGATACAAGAGATGCAGCCACCCAAGGGCAGGGGGAGAAGCGCCCCAGCCTGGTGCCAGTGTGGGCGCTGTCAGCCCATGCCCACCCCGCAGGAGCAGCTGTGCTGTCGGCGGAGCAAGGGCCAGTGCATCACCACCTCACCAGCGTTCCCCAGGCTTGTCCTCGACAGACACACTCTGGAGTCAGCGCTGCTGTACAGAGAGCCCCTGCTGGAGCTCCCCCAGGCCCGCTGCCATGGCCATCTGAGACACTGCGCCTACAGCCTCTACATTGAGTGGCGTTTCGGAAGAATACAGACAGGGACCTTCGCGGTTGTCCCAAGCTGCAGTGTGTGGAGGATCAGGGACGAATACCCCAGTGAGGATGGGCGCTACAGTGGACTGTGTTATGAGAATATGGTAATTATCTCTTCAAATGGCACTTAA
- the p2rx7 gene encoding P2X purinoceptor 7 isoform X3: MTNAIVTNKQRQGKCAEVPGSGKICYRDQDCTKGYSDQHSHGVQTGSCVKYDTTRKTCQVVAWCPIESKSKPPKPALLESAENFTVLIKNNIRFPAFNYIKRNILSHMNDTYLKSCLFSRRMDPLCPIFRLGDIVQEARENFSQMAVEGGVIGIQINWHCNLDRFFHKCLPEYSFRRLDEKESNKTLYPGLNFRFARYNMNNGIEERMLFKAFGIRFDVMVFGKAGRFSIIQLVIYIGSTLSYYALTTVFIDWFITTYLYPRCCARATKNNYSEKKYETVEELNQIPLCISFVDEDQIIVVKRPLKKSLQETKPSSIQHRKPEHSFGRTRVLVNLLQSPSRNADTEIQEMQPPKGRGRSAPAWCQCGRCQPMPTPQEQLCCRRSKGQCITTSPAFPRLVLDRHTLESALLYREPLLELPQARCHGHLRHCAYSLYIEWRFGRIQTGTFAVVPSCSVWRIRDEYPSEDGRYSGLCYENMVIISSNGT; encoded by the exons ATGACCAACGCCATTGTTACAAATAAGCAGCGACAAGGGAAGTGTGCAGAG GTGCCAGGTTCTGGAAAAATATGCTACCGAGACCAAGATTGTACAAAGGGATATTCAGACCAACATAGCCATG GTGTCCAGACAGGATCCTGTGTGAAATATGATACGACACGCAAAACTTGTCAAGTAGTTGCTTGGTGTCCCATTGAGAGCAAGAGCAAACCTCCCAA GCCTGCGCTTTTGGAATCGGCTGAAAACTTCACCGTCCTCATTAAGAACAACATCAGGTTTCCTGCCTTTAACTACATCAA GAGGAACATCTTGTCGCACATGAATGACACATATTTGAAGAGCTGTTTGTTCAGCAGACGAATGGATCCCCTCTGCCCAATATTCCGCTTAGGAGACATAGTACAGGAAGCTAGAGAGAACTTCTCACAAATGGCTGTAGAG GGGGGAGTGATAGGAATACAGATTAACTGGCACTGTAACCTGGATCGATTCTTTCACAAGTGTCTCCCAGAGTACTCCTTCCGTAGGCTGGATGAAAAAGAGAGCAACAAAACCCTGTATCCTGGGCTGAACTTCAG gTTTGCAAGATACAACATGAATAATGGCATTGAGGAGCGCATGCTATTCAAAGCTTTTGGTATCAGATTTGATGTAATGGTTTTTGGAAAG GCTGGCAGATTCAGTATAATACAGCTCGTTATATACATTGGATCAACGCTCTCCTATTATGCACTG ACGACGGTATTTATCGACTGGTTCATCACAACGTATTTATACCCTCGTTGCTGTGCAAGGGCCACGAAAAATAACTATTCTGAGAAAAAATATGAGACTGTTGAAGAACTGAATCAG ATTCCACTGTGCATCTCATTTGTGGATGAAGACCAGATAATAGTGGTAAAAAGGCCACTGAAAAAGAGCTTACAAGAGACTAAACCTAGCTCCATCCAGCATCGAAAG CCAGAGCACAGCTTTGGAAGAACACGGGTGTTGGTGAATTTGCTGCAGAGCCCCAGCCGCAATGCTGACACCGAGATACAAGAGATGCAGCCACCCAAGGGCAGGGGGAGAAGCGCCCCAGCCTGGTGCCAGTGTGGGCGCTGTCAGCCCATGCCCACCCCGCAGGAGCAGCTGTGCTGTCGGCGGAGCAAGGGCCAGTGCATCACCACCTCACCAGCGTTCCCCAGGCTTGTCCTCGACAGACACACTCTGGAGTCAGCGCTGCTGTACAGAGAGCCCCTGCTGGAGCTCCCCCAGGCCCGCTGCCATGGCCATCTGAGACACTGCGCCTACAGCCTCTACATTGAGTGGCGTTTCGGAAGAATACAGACAGGGACCTTCGCGGTTGTCCCAAGCTGCAGTGTGTGGAGGATCAGGGACGAATACCCCAGTGAGGATGGGCGCTACAGTGGACTGTGTTATGAGAATATGGTAATTATCTCTTCAAATGGCACTTAA
- the p2rx4b gene encoding P2X purinoceptor 4b — protein MPASSSCFSMTQCFFEYETQRIVVIRSRKVSLINRLIQLAILSYVIGWVFVWKKGYQEFDSIISSVTTKVKGIALTNASHQGLRVWDVADYVIPPQEETSFFVMTNLIITPNQTQGLCPEVLDNSTICTSDSNCTAGFTDVHSNGVQTGKCVNFSGDVRTCEVRAWCPLENDLNLPRPALLKDAENFTVLIKNSIRFPKFNFNKRNILPQVKTSYLKQCIFNRVTDPNCPIFRLGDIVREAQEDFQKTAVEGGVMGIQINWDCDLDQSQNKCVPIYSFRRLDNKDPENNVAPGYNFRFAKYYKGPGEEESRTLIKAYGIRFDVMVFGKAGRFNIIPTMINIGSGLALLGVATVLCDCIVLTFMKKKTFYRLKKYKYVDDYERAEDLIP, from the exons ATGCCGGCGTCGAGCAGTTGTTTCTCCATGACTCAGTGTTTCTTTGAATACGAGACTCAGAGAATAGTGGTGATCAGGAGTAGGAAAGTCTCATTAATAAACAGACTCATTCAGCTGGCCATACTTTCTTATGTGATTGG GTGGGTGTTTGTCTGGAAGAAGGGCTATCAGGAGTTTGACTCCATCATCAGCTCGGTGACCACCAAGGTGAAAGGCATCGCCCTGACCAATGCCAGCCACCAGGGACTCAGGGTCTGGGATGTGGCCGATTACGTCATCCCCCCTCAG GAAGAGACGTCCTTTTTTGTGATGACGAACCTGATTATTACTCCAAACCAAACCCAGGGGCTTTGTCCAGAG GTTCTAGATAATTCCACTATCTGCACCTCAGACAGCAACTGCACTGCGGGATTCACTGATGTGCACAGCAATG GTGTCCAGACAGGGAAATGTGTGAATTTTTCGGGGGATGTCCGAACATGTGAAGTACGAGCTTGGTGTCCGCTTGAAAATGACTTGAATTTACCTCG GCCAGCACTTCTGAAAGATGCTGAGAACTTTACTGTGCTAATAAAGAACAGCATCAGATTCCCCAAATTTAACTTCAACAA AAGAAACATCCTGCCACAAGTGAAGACATCCTATCTAAAACAGTGCATATTTAATCGGGTCACTGATCCCAACTGTCCCATCTTCAGACTGGGCGACATTGTTCGTGAAGCTCAAGAAGACTTCCAGAAAACGGCAGTGGAG GGTGGAGTGATGGGTATCCAGATTAACTGGGACTGTGATCTGGACCAGTCGCAGAACAAGTGTGTGCCCATATACAGCTTTCGCAGACTGGACAACAAAGACCCTGAGAACAATGTGGCACCTGGATACAATTTCAG ATTTGCAAAATATTATAAAGGTCCTGGAGAAGAAGAGTCAAGAACACTGATAAAAGCTTATGGTATTCGTTTTGATGTCATGGTTTTTGGAAAG GCTGGCAGATTCAACATTATCCCAACAATGATTAACATCGGCTCTGGCCTGGCCCTTTTAGGAGTT GCAACTGTGTTGTGTGATTGCATTGTCTTGACCTTTATGAAGAAAAAGACTTTCTACCGActgaagaaatacaaatatgtGGATGACTATGAACGG GCTGAGGACCTCATCCCTTAA